From Rutidosis leptorrhynchoides isolate AG116_Rl617_1_P2 chromosome 3, CSIRO_AGI_Rlap_v1, whole genome shotgun sequence, a single genomic window includes:
- the LOC139900575 gene encoding uncharacterized protein, protein MGVDPVFPQKRVIRRKKQFDESSRDHGVLLSTEESFKVNNFLYIVDQAIASLSTRFKQYEEYEEVFGFLFAYDKLKFIDDDDLKLCCIRLEDALKYNGKLDIDANELYEELKLLKKFLPGETMGPAGILENVKKIDCFPNVIIAYRVLLTIPITVASAERSFSKLKLLKNYLRSTMSQERLNELALISIENNILKSIDYKELINEFASKNARRVVLFK, encoded by the coding sequence atgGGTGTTGATCCAGTGTTTCCTCAAAAACGTGTAATTCGAAGGAAAAAACAATTTGATGAGAGCTCAAGAGATCACGGTGTTTTGTTATCTACCGAGGAGTcatttaaagttaataattttttataCATTGTTGATCAGGCAATTGCCTCTCTTAGCACAAGATTCAAACAGTACGAAGAGTATGAAGAGGTTTTTGGTTTTCTATTTGCATATGACAAGTTAAAATTCATTGATGATGACGATCTTAAGCTATGTTGCATTCGTCTTGAAGATGCTCTCAAGTATAATGGAAAATTAGATATTGATGCAAATGAACTATATGAGGAGTTAAAATTGCTTAAAAAGTTCTTGCCCGGTGAAACTATGGGACCGGCTGGTATTTTGGAAAATGTGAAAAAGATCGATTGTTTTCCTAATGTAATAATTGCTTATCGAGTATTGTTGACTATTCCAATAACAGTAGCATCTGCAGAAAGAAGTTTTTCAAAACTGAAGTTGCTGAAAAACTACTTGCGGTCTACCATGTCACAGGAAAGACTTAATGAATTGGCTTTGATATCTATTGAGAATAATATATTGAAGAGTATTGACTATAAAGAGCTGATAAACGAATTTGCTTCTAAAAATGCTAGGAGAGTAGTTTTATTTAAATAA
- the LOC139896974 gene encoding uncharacterized protein, translating to MAKNLVKYSVVDAFTDTAFKGNPAAVCWLDDIQKDEKWLQSVASEFNISETCYLTPIVNHGSANPRFHLRWFTPVAEVKLCGHATLAASHFLFQSDLVTSNTIEFSTLSGILTANKVPANKINESSNGKPQDSFYIELDFPVVQVSDFNDLKVSAVSELLNGVSIVDVKKTAADDIFVVLTSAKDVVEFVPEINKIKEAPGRGILITARAPTGSGFDFYSRFFCPKFGIDEDPVCGSAHCALAAYWHDKLGKCDFVAYQASPRSGVLHVHLDKNNQRVLLRGKATTVMEGSLMV from the coding sequence ATGGCGAAAAACCTCGTCAAATACTCCGTCGTGGATGCATTTACTGATACGGCGTTTAAAGGTAATCCGGCGGCCGTGTGTTGGTTAGATGATATACAGAAAGATGAAAAGTGGTTGCAATCAGTTGCGTCTGAATTTAATATTTCAGAAACTTGTTATTTAACTCCGATTGTTAATCACGGTTCTGCAAACCCTAGGTTTCATCTCCGATGGTTCACTCCTGTTGCTGAGGTCAAACTTTGTGGTCATGCAACATTAGCAGCCTCCCACTTCCTATTCCAGTCCGATTTAGTGACATCCAACACTATCGAATTCTCAACCCTTTCTGGAATTTTAACTGCCAATAAAGTTCCCGCAAACAAGATTAACGAATCATCAAACGGTAAACCACAAGACAGTTTCTACATTGAACTGGATTTCCCCGTTGTTCAAGTTTCAGATTTCAACGATCTTAAGGTTTCAGCAGTTTCTGAATTATTAAACGGTGTTTCTATCGTTGATGTAAAGAAGACTGCAGCTGATGACATCTTTGTTGTGCTTACATCAGCAAAAGATGTCGTAGAATTCGTGCCGGAAATTAATAAGATCAAAGAAGCCCCAGGCAGAGGGATACTAATTACAGCACGTGCGCCTACTGGGTCAGGGTTTGACTTCTATAGTCGCTTCTTCTGCCCCAAATTTGGTATTGATGAGGATCCCGTTTGCGGGAGTGCACATTGTGCCTTGGCAGCCTATTGGCATGATAAGTTAGGGAAATGTGATTTTGTTGCGTATCAGGCGTCACCTAGAAGCGGAGTTTTGCATGTTCATCTTGATAAGAATAATCAAAGAGTGCTTCTTCGAGGTAAAGCCACCACAGTCATGGAAGGATCTCTTATGGTTTAA